The proteins below are encoded in one region of Sphingobacterium sp. R2:
- a CDS encoding putative LPS assembly protein LptD, whose amino-acid sequence MKSLINILTLFIILAVSTASHAQSSIPLKQNGLQSKNPTSTTNKLQDTSKTKTGDTTKSVRDTTKKKGSGLQAEVSIIAVDSQKSEVAKNISHLYRGAKVKYQDFELSADYIRLDRNKKKIFASGIYDKTGKYVGRPIVIMGNGESPKTVDSLYYDYEKQEGNTYGIMTEVDGGYIQANIVRKNIYDEMSIYKGLYSTCNLPYPHTHFGIHITKGIVTKNQIISGPAYLVVMGVPMPVAFPFAFFPKPDKRASGFLFPSFGEDYTRGFSMRDLGWYLAFNDYWDSEIRGSLYSKGSWEASINTRYTVNYKFNGGFNIRYANTKTGTEGTRDYGSNKDFNVTWNHTQRQEANPGTSFSASVNFGTSSFYRNTGTSSNQTTYQNLAQNRMASSISYGKVFADGKVNLTASLTHNQNMADRSIQMSLPNISLNVSSFNPFDSKDRVGEQKWYQRINVGYSFQAQNSVSTKDTLLFKPGGFKKFQNGFQHNIPISLSLNAFKYFQFNTSVNYTERWYLQSTRQRFDNTAAGYTQRIDTVQGFNRAYDYSVSTGLSTKIYGMYPKIGKIQAIRHVVTPSINLNYRPDFSDPKYGFYQQYNDQYGNRNVYSIFSQGVYGSPSAGKSAGIGFSIDNNIEAKVKSKSDTTDGGFKKIPILQGLTFSGNYNFVADSLKLSPITFSGRTAFFDQKMNVNFNGTFDPYSVNENGVRVNRYAIKDGSLARLTNFGLSFDYSLNPKAAKSRNNNIDSLRKEMSGAGMTPEQAQALARISSDPNAFVDFNIPWNLAASFSFNTSKSFNSSTRRMESQFTSTLNLHGDFSVTPKWKVTFQSGYDFKQKEVVMTSFNIYRDLHCWDMSFGWMPFGRYRSYNVTIRAKASILQDLKLTKRASSGGSYF is encoded by the coding sequence AGCACTGCTAGTCATGCTCAAAGTAGTATTCCATTAAAACAGAACGGACTTCAAAGTAAGAACCCTACTTCGACGACCAATAAGTTGCAAGATACCAGTAAGACTAAAACGGGCGACACGACCAAATCTGTTCGGGATACCACCAAGAAAAAAGGAAGTGGCCTGCAGGCAGAAGTCAGCATTATCGCGGTGGATTCGCAAAAATCCGAAGTTGCAAAAAACATCAGTCACCTTTATCGTGGTGCAAAGGTTAAATATCAGGATTTTGAACTTTCTGCTGATTATATCCGTCTTGACCGAAACAAGAAAAAGATTTTTGCTTCCGGAATTTATGATAAAACCGGCAAATATGTAGGGCGTCCTATCGTTATTATGGGAAATGGCGAATCACCTAAAACGGTGGATTCACTCTATTATGATTACGAGAAACAGGAAGGAAATACCTATGGTATTATGACCGAGGTGGATGGTGGATATATCCAGGCCAATATTGTTAGAAAGAACATTTACGACGAAATGTCTATCTATAAGGGGCTTTACAGTACTTGTAATCTGCCCTACCCACATACCCATTTTGGTATCCATATTACAAAGGGTATTGTCACTAAAAACCAGATCATTTCAGGACCAGCTTATCTAGTGGTCATGGGCGTACCAATGCCTGTGGCATTTCCCTTCGCTTTCTTTCCAAAACCGGATAAAAGAGCTTCTGGCTTTCTCTTTCCTTCTTTTGGAGAAGATTACACCAGAGGGTTTTCCATGCGGGATTTGGGCTGGTATTTGGCCTTCAATGATTATTGGGATAGTGAAATTCGAGGTTCATTGTACTCAAAAGGTTCGTGGGAAGCCTCCATCAATACACGCTATACTGTCAATTATAAATTTAACGGTGGTTTTAATATCCGTTATGCCAATACCAAAACAGGCACCGAAGGAACCCGAGATTATGGTTCCAATAAAGATTTTAACGTCACCTGGAACCACACCCAGCGCCAAGAAGCCAATCCCGGAACGTCTTTCTCCGCCAGTGTAAACTTTGGTACATCATCATTCTATAGAAATACCGGTACAAGTAGTAACCAGACAACCTATCAGAACCTAGCGCAAAACAGAATGGCTTCCTCAATCAGTTATGGGAAAGTATTTGCAGACGGTAAGGTAAACCTGACAGCCAGCTTAACCCATAATCAAAACATGGCGGATAGAAGTATACAAATGAGTTTACCGAACATCAGCTTAAACGTCTCTTCTTTCAATCCATTTGACAGCAAGGACCGTGTCGGCGAACAAAAATGGTATCAGCGTATCAATGTAGGTTATAGTTTCCAGGCACAGAACTCGGTGAGCACTAAGGATACGTTGTTATTTAAACCGGGGGGCTTCAAAAAATTCCAAAATGGTTTCCAACACAACATCCCGATCAGTTTGTCGCTAAACGCGTTTAAATATTTTCAGTTTAACACCAGTGTCAATTATACAGAGCGCTGGTATTTGCAAAGCACCAGACAACGCTTTGATAACACAGCTGCAGGTTATACGCAACGTATTGACACCGTCCAGGGATTCAATCGTGCTTACGATTACTCCGTATCCACCGGACTTTCGACCAAGATCTATGGTATGTATCCCAAGATCGGTAAAATTCAGGCCATCCGACACGTGGTTACACCGTCCATCAACCTGAACTATAGACCTGACTTTTCGGATCCGAAATATGGCTTCTATCAGCAGTATAACGACCAATATGGAAATAGAAATGTATACTCCATTTTTAGTCAGGGTGTGTATGGCTCTCCTTCCGCAGGAAAATCAGCAGGTATAGGTTTTTCCATCGACAATAACATCGAAGCTAAAGTGAAAAGCAAATCGGATACCACAGATGGAGGGTTTAAGAAAATCCCTATTCTTCAGGGTCTAACCTTCAGCGGAAATTATAACTTCGTTGCCGATTCACTTAAATTGTCTCCTATCACCTTCTCTGGCCGTACCGCTTTTTTCGACCAAAAGATGAATGTCAACTTCAACGGTACTTTTGACCCCTATTCAGTGAATGAAAATGGTGTTCGCGTCAATCGATATGCCATAAAGGATGGTAGCCTGGCGCGTCTGACAAATTTCGGTCTTTCTTTTGACTATAGCCTGAACCCCAAAGCTGCAAAATCACGTAATAATAACATCGATTCGTTAAGAAAAGAAATGTCGGGCGCAGGTATGACTCCCGAACAGGCACAGGCCTTAGCTCGAATCAGCTCAGATCCAAATGCATTCGTAGATTTTAATATTCCTTGGAATCTTGCGGCATCGTTCAGTTTCAATACGTCCAAATCATTCAACTCGAGCACGCGGAGAATGGAGAGCCAATTTACAAGTACCTTAAACTTACATGGTGACTTCAGCGTTACGCCAAAATGGAAAGTTACTTTTCAATCGGGATACGATTTTAAACAAAAGGAAGTGGTCATGACCTCTTTCAATATCTATCGAGATCTGCATTGCTGGGATATGTCGTTCGGCTGGATGCCTTTTGGGCGATACCGAAGTTATAATGTGACGATCCGGGCTAAGGCCTCGATCTTACAAGATCTTAAGCTTACAAAAAGAGCAAGTTCAGGAGGCAGTTATTTTTAA